AGCTTGGGTTTATTGCCTTTGGCCTGACAATGGGGCAGATATTGAATATTGCGATGTTTTTAATAGGCGCATTGTTTTTGGCTAGGATCATAAGAAAGAAATAGGCTCTTATTTAGTTTTCCTTCAATATTATTCGGATCAGCCAGTTTATAGCATTGCTTCATTGCCTCATTGATCAGTATTGTTTCCAATTCTTTTTGATTTTTAAAATAAACCTTTTTAGTATCTAGTGGATCTTCAGTATTTCCTGTGGCCAATTCACAGCTATTATTGCCTCTATTCTTAACGTATATGGGGTCGCCAACTGTTATTCTGTAATCTAGTTTTCCATGTTTTTTAATGTAATTTTCGATTATTTTTTTGTTTTTTCTTTTCCTGTCAAATATTGTTGGTTTCATGTATTCTGGAACATCCACATAAATGCCAATTGGAACTATTGGCTTTTCGGAAATTAAAGCAATATGAGCTGCTCCTCTGTGAAGAGGGGGCCTTTTCCCGTTCTCGGCATACTCTCTGGCATCCATAGTGGGCCCCTCGGGGAAAATGGCAATAATGCTTTTTCTAAAATTCAAGTAATCAATTGATCTCTTTATAGCATTCTTATTGCTGGATTTGCCTTCTAACACGCTAACCCCTATATGCCCCCACATCCATATCAGGAAATTGTAAAGTGTTCTTCTTGCATAGCTCAGCCTATTCTCAGGATCTTCTTTTTGAATCCAAAAGTGAATAATTCTTTGCTCATAAGCTCCCAGGATAAGGCCGTCTGCATATGTTGCGTGATTGCAAACTTCTATAAAAGAATCATCTTTTGGTTTTTTCTCTGAGCCGATTACATTAATATTTAATCTTCTTTGAAGGCTCCACCTTGCAATAGGCCTGCTTAATTTCTGGCTTACAACTTCAATAAGCCTTTTTGCGTTGTATTTGGCTTTTTCCCTGCGGGTATAGCTCATTTCACTATAGAAAGATGGCTGTGTTCTAATATTTTTCTAAATTTTTGCAGTTCACTATTTGTTGTAATATTGAATGGCATCATATAATGTCAAAAATTTTCCACCAGTTTTTAACTGGTTGCTAAAAGCCAACTTTTTTCGCTTATGGAAAATTTTTGAGCATGATCAAGTGTCAAAAATGCTTGCATTTTTGAGCAAATTGGAAATGTGAACATTTCCAATTAACCACCTGATGCGGTGAATAGCAGCAACATTCCACCCATCTTGAAAGTTTTACAAATAAATTTTTGTGTTCTTCTTTTGTTTCAACAAGGCGAAGATGTTTCAGCCCTTTGTGTTTGTAAGTCCCGCTAACGTGATATGATAAAAGAGCAATTGACAGGCTGGTTTTCTTTTTTAGTTCATTGAGTGATAAATGGCTGTCTGAATTCAATGCTTTCATGATTTTTAGCTTGTTATCGCTCAATTCATTGTAATAAGACAGTTTCATTATTGGCAAAAGCATTACTGTATCCCCCATAACTCCGAATGCCTTCAGGCCATTTGCAAATGCCGCGCTCAATGCAGCGCAAGTGCTTATCCTGTCGCCAGTTGCAACATTTACCAGCAATTTCTCGGAAGAATAAACAGAGCACAATTTTCCAAAAGCCTTAAACATTTCTTCCATCATATTGCCGCTTATTTCAACAATTTCTGACTTTATTGTAAAGTTTTCAAGGTTTTTTGAAAGCCCCCTGGCGGCCTTTAGATTCTCGCTTGGAGTTATCAAAATCACTTTTTCCGTAGGAAATTCCTTCATGCCGATAAATAATGCCTTAAGATTGTCTCCTACCGGCGCTATGACTACAAAGCTCATAATCAACAGAAATAACTAAAAGCTTTTAAATATTTTGTTTTTAAAATCAAAATATTGTTTTGACGGTCAAAGGTTAATAAAATATACACTCGCACAACTATAATTAAAAATAAAATTATGGAGGTTTAAAATGGAAAAAACAATCAATTATTCGATATTGGGGTTGCTTTTTGTTCTGGCTGTGCTTGCAGGATGCGCAAAAAGCCAAACTGCGAGCCCTGTAACTGGGCACAGCACAGAAACTGCATCATCTGGAAATTTACG
This Candidatus Woesearchaeota archaeon DNA region includes the following protein-coding sequences:
- a CDS encoding 1-acyl-sn-glycerol-3-phosphate acyltransferase, whose amino-acid sequence is MSYTRREKAKYNAKRLIEVVSQKLSRPIARWSLQRRLNINVIGSEKKPKDDSFIEVCNHATYADGLILGAYEQRIIHFWIQKEDPENRLSYARRTLYNFLIWMWGHIGVSVLEGKSSNKNAIKRSIDYLNFRKSIIAIFPEGPTMDAREYAENGKRPPLHRGAAHIALISEKPIVPIGIYVDVPEYMKPTIFDRKRKNKKIIENYIKKHGKLDYRITVGDPIYVKNRGNNSCELATGNTEDPLDTKKVYFKNQKELETILINEAMKQCYKLADPNNIEGKLNKSLFLSYDPSQKQCAY